In Akkermansiaceae bacterium, the following are encoded in one genomic region:
- a CDS encoding DMT family transporter, translating to MKRPYLQLQFLILILAFTAILGRMITLPAPILVLWRVGLSAIIMLAWLAVSRRAPIRVNRAFIVRAMGVGIILGIHWITFFGAIKLANISICLAGMASTSFFTSITEPMFNRRNPRLSELIIGLMVIPGLLLIAGASWDHALGLGCALLSALLASLIPVLNRKFALEGVAPQTLTLYEMLGAVIICFIFTTSTGMPVLTQLPSGMDWVWIGLLSAVCTVWAFSFHIRLLEKFTAFASNLALNFEPVYGILLAAVIFHEYEELNPLFYFGAAFILAANVIHALIGKDDEHPHAAPGELPLE from the coding sequence ATGAAACGCCCCTATCTTCAGCTTCAGTTTCTGATCCTCATCCTCGCTTTCACCGCGATTCTCGGGCGTATGATCACCCTGCCTGCGCCCATACTCGTGTTATGGCGGGTTGGGCTCTCGGCGATAATCATGCTGGCATGGCTTGCCGTCTCAAGGCGTGCGCCCATCCGGGTGAACCGCGCGTTTATCGTCCGGGCCATGGGCGTCGGTATCATTCTTGGTATCCATTGGATCACCTTTTTCGGAGCCATCAAGCTAGCAAACATCTCCATCTGCCTGGCTGGCATGGCGAGCACCTCGTTTTTCACCTCGATTACCGAGCCCATGTTCAATCGTCGAAACCCCAGGCTCAGTGAGTTGATCATCGGTCTGATGGTGATCCCCGGACTGTTATTGATTGCAGGCGCCTCATGGGATCATGCCCTCGGCCTTGGCTGTGCCCTGCTCTCGGCATTGTTGGCATCGCTCATTCCGGTGCTCAATCGAAAATTCGCGCTTGAGGGTGTTGCTCCTCAGACTTTGACACTCTACGAGATGCTTGGTGCTGTGATCATATGCTTCATTTTCACGACATCCACAGGCATGCCTGTTCTAACACAACTACCATCAGGAATGGATTGGGTCTGGATCGGGCTGCTGTCCGCTGTATGCACGGTATGGGCGTTTTCATTTCATATCAGGCTGTTGGAAAAATTCACCGCCTTCGCCAGTAACCTCGCGTTGAATTTCGAACCGGTATACGGCATCCTCCTAGCCGCTGTTATTTTCCACGAATATGAAGAGTTAAACCCTCTCTTTTATTTCGGTGCCGCGTTTATCCTCGCCGCCAACGTCATCCATGCCCTCATTGGCAAAGATGACGAGCATCCACACGCCGCCCCTGGCGAACTGCCGCTGGAGTAA